A section of the Variovorax sp. PBS-H4 genome encodes:
- a CDS encoding recombinase family protein, which produces MRIGYGRVSTRDQHPESQLDALQGACCDEVYIDKASGKLARRPELDKALIAASRRGDQLVVTKLDRLGRSLEHLIDLSKNLQDRGVDLVVLDQGIDTSTAVGRMFFQLLGSIAEFEHALMSERTLDGLAAARARGRTGGQKPKLGARQIKVAQAMYNELGPHGRHRYTVGQIAAEFGVTRPTIYRYLDQASAPEEPAES; this is translated from the coding sequence ATGCGGATCGGCTACGGACGGGTCTCCACCCGGGACCAACACCCGGAGTCGCAGCTCGATGCCCTCCAGGGCGCCTGCTGCGATGAGGTCTACATCGACAAGGCCTCCGGCAAGCTCGCCCGCCGGCCCGAACTCGACAAGGCACTGATTGCCGCCAGCCGGCGCGGAGACCAGCTCGTGGTCACCAAGCTCGACCGGCTCGGCCGTTCCTTGGAACACCTCATCGACCTGTCCAAGAATCTCCAGGACCGCGGGGTCGACCTGGTCGTCCTCGACCAAGGTATCGACACCTCGACCGCGGTCGGCCGCATGTTCTTCCAGCTCCTCGGCTCGATCGCCGAGTTCGAGCACGCCCTGATGTCGGAACGCACCTTGGACGGGCTCGCAGCTGCCCGAGCCCGCGGCCGCACCGGTGGCCAGAAACCGAAGCTCGGCGCACGACAGATCAAGGTGGCACAGGCGATGTACAACGAACTCGGCCCACATGGGCGGCACCGCTACACCGTCGGCCAGATCGCCGCCGAGTTCGGAGTCACCCGCCCCACCATCTACCGCTACCTCGACCAGGCATCCGCACCGGAAGAACCCGCCGAATCCTGA
- a CDS encoding NAD(P)-dependent oxidoreductase, whose amino-acid sequence MWNRDSSRLAPLTDAGAVRISSVSQAFASSGVVLSVLANDAAFREVVLDSGVLAGAAEGLVHTNMATLSPDLVREAAAAHAAAGVGYVASPMFGPPPLAEAGALNIITAGAPAAVARVQPFLAAISAKVWPLGAIPEQANLVKVAGNLVVSSAIQVLSEAVSLAERGGIDARWLVDMLTSTIVPGPVYATVGERIATSRYTPVGFSAVGGRKDVDLARSAAAAYDLQLPFADPLSGMLTEVIDAGHGQQDWTQLAELQRRRFLSAL is encoded by the coding sequence GTGTGGAATCGGGACAGCTCACGTCTGGCTCCGCTGACCGACGCGGGTGCGGTGCGGATCAGCTCGGTGTCCCAGGCGTTCGCGTCCTCAGGTGTTGTGCTGTCGGTGCTGGCCAATGACGCAGCCTTCCGCGAGGTCGTCCTCGACAGCGGTGTCCTGGCCGGTGCCGCTGAGGGCCTGGTGCACACGAACATGGCCACGCTCAGCCCCGATCTGGTGCGGGAAGCTGCAGCCGCCCATGCTGCGGCGGGCGTGGGGTATGTCGCCTCGCCGATGTTCGGTCCGCCGCCGCTGGCTGAGGCGGGGGCGCTGAACATCATCACCGCCGGAGCGCCGGCCGCGGTCGCCCGGGTGCAGCCGTTCCTCGCGGCCATCAGTGCGAAAGTGTGGCCGCTGGGCGCGATCCCGGAGCAGGCGAACCTGGTGAAGGTGGCGGGCAACCTGGTGGTCTCCTCCGCCATCCAGGTGCTCTCGGAGGCTGTCAGCCTCGCCGAACGCGGCGGTATCGACGCCCGATGGCTGGTCGACATGCTGACGTCGACCATCGTGCCCGGCCCGGTCTATGCCACGGTTGGCGAACGGATCGCGACCTCCCGGTACACGCCGGTCGGTTTCAGCGCCGTCGGCGGCCGCAAAGACGTCGACCTGGCCCGCTCAGCCGCGGCTGCCTACGACCTGCAGCTGCCGTTCGCGGACCCGCTGTCCGGAATGTTGACCGAGGTCATCGACGCCGGTCATGGACAGCAGGACTGGACCCAGCTGGCCGAGTTGCAGCGGCGCCGCTTTCTCAGCGCCCTCTGA